One window of the Haloarcula halobia genome contains the following:
- a CDS encoding tyrosine-type recombinase/integrase, producing MPPRRFKPIEECRDEIVDYVDELETGTDNNDPDQRQSKSTQRYKQDVRWYDHWLDEEGIASAFDVGPKDTNRLGRVLSNQYNGTTPRYRWDRILSMYDYFVSLEILDRNPLDRWNDQKSEKWGMTKSTEQSKRLEDGETYAVDQEDVRAMEKNAGRNRIRNQLIIRCLWHTGMRRQEASRVTVDMLDRDAREIALPGSITKNKKPRVVAWQPNLDGLLHKWLDGGYRDDYLGGNDHDNLFIGERGAPLSPEAINELVREAAERAGINRKLYADANAATPEDGSDPEPNRWLISSHNIRHGLGSHLIHNTDAGLYQVSRYLGHQSVDVTEKTYIEYDPRAGTDDAHDFGPE from the coding sequence ATGCCTCCTCGCCGCTTCAAGCCGATTGAGGAATGCAGAGACGAGATCGTGGATTACGTCGATGAGCTGGAGACCGGGACTGACAACAACGACCCAGACCAGCGGCAGTCCAAGAGTACCCAACGGTACAAACAAGACGTTCGCTGGTACGATCACTGGTTGGACGAGGAGGGGATTGCGTCTGCGTTTGATGTCGGGCCAAAGGACACCAACAGGCTCGGGAGAGTTCTCTCAAATCAATATAATGGCACGACTCCCAGGTACAGATGGGATCGAATCCTTTCAATGTACGACTACTTTGTATCTCTCGAAATTCTCGATAGGAACCCGTTAGACCGGTGGAACGACCAGAAGTCTGAGAAGTGGGGAATGACGAAGAGTACGGAGCAGAGTAAGCGGTTGGAGGATGGTGAGACGTATGCGGTGGATCAGGAAGACGTACGGGCCATGGAGAAGAATGCGGGTAGGAATCGAATCAGGAATCAACTAATTATTCGGTGCCTCTGGCACACTGGAATGCGGCGTCAGGAAGCGAGTCGGGTGACGGTCGATATGCTTGATCGAGATGCCCGCGAGATCGCGCTTCCGGGCAGTATCACGAAGAATAAAAAGCCCCGAGTTGTGGCCTGGCAGCCGAATCTCGACGGGTTGCTGCACAAGTGGCTGGATGGTGGGTATCGAGACGATTACCTCGGCGGGAACGACCACGACAATCTGTTTATCGGCGAGCGCGGCGCTCCGTTGAGTCCGGAGGCGATTAACGAGCTTGTTCGTGAGGCTGCCGAACGCGCTGGCATCAACAGGAAACTGTATGCGGACGCGAACGCCGCTACACCCGAGGACGGGAGTGATCCGGAGCCGAACCGGTGGCTAATTTCGAGCCATAACATCCGTCACGGACTAGGATCACATCTCATCCACAATACGGATGCTGGATTATACCAGGTCTCTCGCTACCTTGGCCACCAGTCGGTGGACGTTACCGAAAAAACCTATATCGAGTATGATCCTCGGGCTGGGACGGATGATGCGCACGATTTCGGCCCGGAGTAA
- a CDS encoding A24 family peptidase: protein MLGSIPDLLRLVAVPVFAWTAYRDVKTRRVPNRTWLPLAALAVVLLAWDAYAVWTAPTGGRLFFLRVAISLGFVAPLAYGFWYIGGFGGADAKAFMLVAVLFPVYPTYLLSTPSVALPLQQTPIGVFSLTILSNTVLAGVAYPLAVAAGNLARGHVSLAMFIGRPVAVADVPGEYGRLLSAPDGFTRQGLDLDALRMYLQWRGLTLEEVVADPDRYRNPETLPAVPNPPGDGALVTDGGGPEWGTAGKPDPWGAERFLADIDHSAYGTTPEQLREGLEVLAARETVWVSPGIPFLVPMFVGLVVSLTYGDVLFTILRSVGLA from the coding sequence GTGCTCGGGTCGATACCTGACCTGTTGCGACTGGTCGCCGTCCCCGTCTTCGCGTGGACGGCCTACCGCGACGTGAAGACGCGCCGGGTCCCCAACCGGACGTGGCTCCCGCTGGCCGCCCTCGCCGTGGTCTTGCTGGCGTGGGACGCCTACGCCGTCTGGACCGCGCCGACCGGCGGCCGTCTGTTTTTCCTGCGCGTGGCCATCAGTCTGGGGTTCGTCGCCCCGCTGGCCTACGGCTTCTGGTACATCGGCGGGTTCGGCGGGGCCGACGCCAAGGCGTTCATGCTCGTCGCCGTGCTCTTTCCCGTCTATCCCACGTACCTGCTGTCGACGCCGTCCGTCGCGCTGCCCCTCCAGCAGACGCCCATCGGTGTCTTCTCGTTGACCATCCTCTCGAACACGGTGCTCGCCGGCGTCGCCTATCCGCTGGCGGTGGCCGCCGGGAACCTCGCCCGGGGGCACGTCTCGCTGGCCATGTTCATCGGCCGGCCCGTCGCCGTCGCGGACGTCCCCGGCGAGTACGGACGGTTGCTCTCGGCGCCGGACGGGTTCACGCGACAGGGCCTCGACCTGGACGCTCTGCGGATGTACCTGCAGTGGCGCGGTCTCACACTCGAGGAGGTGGTCGCGGACCCGGACCGGTACCGCAACCCCGAGACGCTGCCAGCGGTCCCGAACCCGCCCGGCGACGGGGCGCTGGTCACCGACGGCGGCGGACCGGAGTGGGGAACTGCCGGGAAGCCAGACCCCTGGGGCGCCGAGCGGTTCCTCGCGGACATCGACCACTCGGCCTACGGGACGACCCCCGAACAGCTGCGCGAGGGCCTGGAGGTACTCGCCGCCCGCGAGACGGTCTGGGTGTCGCCCGGCATCCCGTTCCTGGTCCCGATGTTCGTCGGCCTGGTCGTCTCGCTGACCTACGGCGACGTGCTCTTTACCATCCTCCGGTCGGTGGGGCTGGCCTGA
- a CDS encoding DUF5808 domain-containing protein has product MADKPQSGSIFGVPYNFERPSFKRLVSSYWQPGDGMLVEKPFGIGYTLNLANWRSWVVLLVAGVMLYLERGGDGEIEDEADDEPVEVIVD; this is encoded by the coding sequence ATGGCAGATAAACCACAGTCCGGATCCATCTTCGGCGTGCCCTACAACTTCGAGCGACCGAGCTTCAAGCGACTGGTCTCCTCGTACTGGCAACCCGGTGACGGAATGCTGGTCGAGAAACCGTTCGGCATCGGCTACACGCTGAACCTCGCCAACTGGCGCTCGTGGGTCGTCCTCCTCGTCGCGGGCGTGATGCTCTACCTCGAACGGGGCGGCGACGGCGAGATCGAGGACGAAGCGGACGACGAACCCGTGGAAGTCATCGTCGACTGA
- a CDS encoding non-canonical purine NTP pyrophosphatase, giving the protein MLYFVTTNPGKVREATEYLDDEVRQFDYDYPEIQADDLGTVATQGAREAYRAADGPVIVDDAGLFIDAFDGFPGPYSSYVEDTVGVERVWGMTEPEADRSAAFKTVIAYCDGDPFEATPEPLEPGDRRGQDLAATDRETATTDEQVREGDVPVKLFEGWVPGEIVAPRGDGGFGFDPIFEHDGETFAEMSTEAKNAVSHRGRALAKFAEWYAGR; this is encoded by the coding sequence ATGCTGTACTTCGTGACGACCAACCCCGGGAAGGTCCGGGAGGCGACCGAGTACCTCGACGACGAGGTGCGCCAGTTCGACTACGACTACCCCGAGATCCAGGCCGACGATCTCGGGACGGTGGCCACACAGGGCGCCCGCGAGGCCTACCGGGCGGCCGACGGCCCGGTCATCGTCGACGACGCGGGCCTGTTCATCGACGCCTTCGACGGCTTCCCCGGCCCCTACTCCTCGTACGTGGAGGACACGGTCGGCGTCGAGCGGGTCTGGGGCATGACCGAACCCGAGGCCGACCGCTCGGCGGCGTTCAAGACCGTCATCGCCTACTGCGACGGGGATCCGTTCGAGGCGACGCCGGAACCGCTCGAGCCCGGCGACCGTCGAGGACAGGACCTCGCGGCGACGGACCGGGAGACGGCCACCACCGACGAGCAGGTCCGCGAGGGGGACGTCCCGGTCAAACTGTTCGAGGGGTGGGTCCCCGGCGAGATCGTCGCCCCGCGGGGCGACGGCGGTTTCGGCTTCGATCCCATCTTCGAACACGACGGCGAGACGTTCGCCGAGATGAGCACCGAGGCGAAAAACGCCGTCTCCCACCGCGGCCGGGCGCTGGCGAAGTTCGCCGAGTGGTACGCCGGTCGATGA
- a CDS encoding SDR family NAD(P)-dependent oxidoreductase: MTGTALVTGASAGIGAALSREFAANGHDVVPVARRRDRLASLAGDLERDHGVTATPIEMDLDRRDAAADLYGAVQERGLDVDALVNNVGVGVYGPFRESDLEAERTQLQLNVVLPVELTRLFLEDFDDGGKVLNVGSVAGFQPGPRMAGYYASKAYVNSFTEAIAEELRGTPVDVTLVCPGPVDTEFQARAGMDDSSVGSHASNTPEAVATAAYEGLMAGETVVVPTRAMRAVDLLARLSPRPLVRRVAHWVNSDR; encoded by the coding sequence ATGACCGGGACCGCACTCGTCACCGGCGCGTCGGCCGGCATCGGCGCGGCGCTTTCCCGCGAGTTCGCCGCCAACGGGCACGACGTCGTCCCGGTTGCCCGACGCCGCGACCGCCTGGCGTCGCTCGCCGGCGATCTCGAACGCGACCACGGCGTGACCGCGACGCCCATCGAGATGGACCTAGACCGGCGTGACGCCGCCGCGGACCTCTACGGGGCCGTCCAGGAGCGCGGGCTCGACGTCGACGCCCTGGTCAACAACGTCGGCGTCGGTGTCTACGGCCCCTTCCGCGAGAGCGACCTCGAGGCGGAGCGCACCCAGTTGCAGTTGAACGTCGTCCTCCCCGTCGAACTCACGCGGCTCTTTCTCGAGGACTTCGACGACGGCGGGAAGGTGCTGAACGTCGGCTCCGTCGCGGGGTTCCAGCCCGGGCCCCGGATGGCGGGCTACTACGCCAGCAAGGCCTACGTCAACAGTTTCACCGAGGCCATCGCCGAGGAGCTGCGCGGGACGCCGGTCGACGTGACGCTCGTCTGTCCCGGGCCGGTCGACACCGAGTTCCAGGCCCGTGCCGGGATGGACGACTCCAGCGTCGGGTCGCACGCCTCGAACACTCCCGAGGCCGTCGCCACGGCCGCATACGAGGGGTTGATGGCCGGCGAGACGGTCGTCGTCCCCACCAGGGCCATGCGGGCCGTCGACCTGCTGGCCCGCCTGAGCCCCCGGCCGCTGGTCCGGCGGGTGGCACACTGGGTCAACAGCGACCGGTGA